TGGTCTTGATGGCTGCAGCGGTCGGCTATGGGTTTCATGTCTACCAGAAGGGCCAACGTCCGCCGTTGCCGCTGGCGTCCGAGCGCCCCGCCGAACGGCCCGTCGTGCCAGGGAATGGCGGTGCCCGCGATCGGTGTGACGGGCGGCAGTACTGCTCGCAGATGCGCTCCTGCGAGGAGGCCACCTTCTTCCTGCGCAACTGTCCGGGCACCCAGCTGGACGGGGATGGCGACGGCGTGCCTTGCGAGTCGCAGTGGTGCGGGGGGAGATAGCGGCAGATTTCACGCAAACCTCACGCCGTACGTTTGGTTCCAGCTTTTTGGCGGGATCGTTTCTATCATCCGCCGGATGAACTCCCTTTCGACCTTCCTGTCGCGCCAGCCGCGCTCCTCATTGGCCGCAGCGGCCGTGCTGGTCCTGGGCCTGTCCGCCTGCGGCGGCGGCAGCAGCAACGACAGTGCAGACACCCCCACCAGCGACCCCAGTGCCGTGGCCGGCACCTGCAACCTGCTCAACTTCCAGCAGGAGCTGATGACGCGCATCAACGCGCTGCGCGCTGCCGGCGCGGATTGCGGCACCTCCGGCGTCTTCCCCGCCACCACCGCGATGACCTGGAATGCGCAACTGACCCAGGCGGCCGACGGCCACGCCAAGGACATGGCGGCGAAGAACTACTTCAGCCACACCAGCCAGGACGGCCGCACCATGAGCGACCGGGTCAACGCCACCGGCTATGCCTGGAGCTCCCTGGGCGAGAACATCGCCGCCGGTCAGCCCACCGTCGAATCGGTGATGGACAGCTGGCGCAACAGCCCCGGCCATTGCGCCAACCTGATGAGCGCCAGCTACACCAACGTCGGCGTGTCCTGCCAACTGGCCACGGCCCAAGGCGCGACCTACAGCAAGTACTGGGTCATGAACCTGGGCAAGCCGCGGTGATCGTGGCGTGATCCGGCGCCGTCTCGATCAGGCGGCCTGCACATCCCTATGTCGACACATGTCGCATAAACAAGGCGAAACCGCGTTCGCAGGGACCGGAGCCCCCTAGACCGCAGGTCGCCATCCCTCGCAATTGCGACCCCGTGAGCGTTTAATCAGCCGATCGTCCTGTCGACGTGACCGCGACCACCCGCGCGCCATGTGCGCCCGCGTCGCCAATCCGCCGACCTCGACGAGCTTGACGCCCGATGCCTTCCCTGAAAGGCATCCCACGATTCACGGAGGAACCATGCCAGGAGCAGATGCTGACGGCGCGGACGCAGCCGCGCCGCCACCCGTGAGCCTCGCCCACCGGGACGAGATCCGCGGATTCATCCACATCAGCCAGGCCTGTGCCCGCGTGGCCGAACGATTGCCGGTGGTCGCGGGCTGCCAGGCCAATGTGCTGATCACCGGCGAAACCGGCACCGGCAAGGAAGTCTGTGCCCGCGCCGTGCACTACCTGTCACCGCGCGCGTCGCGGCCCTGGGTGGCGGTCAACTGCGGCGCATTGCCGGCGGAACTGGTGGAGAACGAACTCTTCGGCCACGCCCGCGGCGCCTACACCACCGCCCATGCCGCCAGCCCCGGCCTGGTGCGGGAAGCCGAAGGCGGCACGCTCTTCCTCGATGAGGTCGACTCCCTGCCGCTGCCCGCGCAAGCCAAGCTGCTGCGCTTCCTGCAGGAACGGGAGTACCGACCCATCGGCACCAGCACCACCGTGCGCGCCGACGTGCGGGTCATCGCCGCCAGCAACAGCGACCTGCCGCAACGCATGCAGCGCGGCCAGTTCCGGCAGGATCTGTTCTTCCGGCTCAATGTGCTGCATCTGCACCTGCCCGCTCTGCGAGACCGTCGTGAAGACGTGTCCGTGCTGGCCCAGCATTTCCTGCGTCAATTCGCCCGCGAATACGCGCGCAGTGCGCAGGCGATCTCGCCAGCGGCCCTGCTCAAATTGCTGCGACACGATTGGCCCGGCAACGTCCGGGAACTCAGCCATGTGATCGAACGCGCAGTGTTGCTGTCGACAGGGCCGATCCTGGAACCGCGCGACATCGACATCGATCTCGCCTGCATCGAGCCCGCCGTGCCGGAAGAAGCCTCGTTCCGCGTGGCCAAAATGCGGGTGGTGGATCGATTCGAGCGCGGCTATGTGGAACAGCTGCTGTCGGTGCACGGCGGCAATGTGACCCACGCCGCCATGGCCGCGAAGAAGGATCGACGCGCGTTCTTTGAGTTGATCCGCAAGCATGGGATCGATCCTCAGCGGTTTCGGTCGTCGGTGCCCTGAGTTGTTCGGGGCTCTGACGCCGTGGAGGCGTCTGACGTTTTGGGGCTTTTGCGGTTCTGCGGTTTTGCGCTTTGACGCTTTGACGCTTTGACGCTTTGACGCTTTGACGCTTTGACGCTTTGACGCTGTGAAGCGTTGAAACTCACGCATGCAGCGACCCAGCACGGTCCGGGAGGACCGGCACCCACCGTCCGCTCAGACGCTCCGCATTCGCTCCCGGTGGGCACCGGTCCTCCCTGACCACAGCCACCCAGCTCCTCCCCCACGCGTCCTGCAAACGATCGGGCATCTTCCAGACATCTCTATCTCCATCTTCGACGTTGACGTTGACGTTGACGTTGACGTTGACGTTGACGTTGACGTTGACGTTGACGTTGACGTCGCGTGGTGATTGCAGTGCAAGTGAGTGCGCTGCTGCGATTGCGCCTGAGTGTGCAGTGGACGCCGCGTGGGCAGACAAATTCACCCAGTCCCGCGGACAAAAACCTCCTCCCGACTTTTCCGCCCTGCGTGCGCCTGTGCGTCTCTGAACGTGCTCCCCAAGACCTGGCAGGCCGTGGGATTCGGGTGGCGCGAGGTGGACAAATTCATCCTGCCCGATCGGTGAAGCGGCGTGAAGTTCTTCATGGAAATCAAGGACTTGCAGATGACGGTCCGCCTGGCACAGGGCTTGCGATCCTTCCGTGACACGAGTCCTTGAGACATGGCCGACGCCTCACATTCCCGGGCGATCACGCAAGCGCTGGTTCACTACCTTCGCGCCAGCCCGCAAGCGTCGGACACCGCCGAGGGGATTCGCCTGTGGTGGCTCGATCCCGCTTTGGAGGTGACGATGGAACAGCTTCAGACGGCCCTCGATGAACTGCGCAGCTGCGGGTTGATCGAGGAGTCGCATGCCGCCGACGGCCGCCGCCGCTATCGCCGCATCGGCACCGACGCGCAGTTCGACGCCTGGCTGGCCAGGGGCGCCAGCCCCACCCGGCACAACGGCGACGCCACCCCGCCGTCGCAAGGCTGACCACCGCCATGGCCAATCACCGCGCCATCGCCGCCGTCAGCACCGCACTTGCGGGGCTGATCCGCGACCGCTATCCGCGAGACGATTTCGGATCGGGCCTGGAAGTGAAGCTCTACCAGATGCGCGATTTCGAATCGCCGATGCAGGACGGCTTCTCGGTGTGCCTCTATCGCGTCGCGATCAACGGCGCCGTGCGCAACCTGACCCAGCGGCGCGCCGCCGATGGCCGCCGCTTCCGCCCCTCGCTGCCGCTGGACCTGCACTACATGGTCACGCCCTGGGCCCAGGACGCGGAGATGCAGCACCGCATGCTCGGTTGGGTGATGCGGCTGATGGAGGACGTCGGCACCCTCTCCGCCGGCCACCTCAATCACTATCTCAGCGAGACCGACACCTTCGCTTCGAATGAAGCACTCGACCTGATCTGCGACCCGCTCTCGCTGGCCGACTACCTGACGCTGTGGGACCGCCTCCAGCCGCGCCTGCCCGCCTCGGCCACCTACACGCTGCGCATGGTGTTCGTCGATTCCGATGTCGAGACCGGCGAAGGGGCCGCGGTGCAGACCCGTCGCTTCGATGTGCGCGAGGTGCTGGCATGACCGTGAGCCTGCGATCCATGGAGCGGCTCTCTCGTCATGCCGCCATCGGCGTGCGCTTCTGGGATGTCGCCCGCAGCACCTCGCAGGTCGATGGCCTGCAGGTCGAGGTCTATGCCCGGTCCAACCCGCGCCGCCGCAAGCCCATGGCCCCCAACCTCAGCCATGTCTATGTCGGCCACTCGGTGCCCGGGCTGCATGATTTCGAATACTCGGACACCGATTCCCCCGCCCTCTGGTCCAGCGCCGAAGCCGCGCTGCAGGACTGCCGGGTCGAGGTGCGCGATCCCCGCGGTCGCTTCCTGCCGCTGGCCTTCGATGTGGCGCTTCCTGTGCAGGGCCTGGTGAGCTTCCAGGCGCCGTGGTGGTCGCCACCGCATCCGATCGCATGGCCCGGCACACCCGGTTCGCCGCCGCAACTGATGATCGAGCGCATCCCCTTGTTCTCATCGGTCAGCCGCGGCGTGCCGGATGCCGCCGCCGTGGTCTATGCGCAGATGCGCGACACCACCACCCGCCGCCCCGCCGCCTGGGCCTTGCTCGGCGTGAGCATCGACGGCCAACGCTGCGGCCTCGGCCTGGCCGATGCGGAGGGCCGCGTGGCCACCCTGTTCCCGTACCCCGAGCCGCCGCGCCGTGCGCTCACCTCGCCGCCGGAGGCCCGCAGCGACTTCAGCTGGCCGGTGACGCTGGAAGTGTTCTGGTCCGCCACCGCGTCCCCGCCGGCACCGCCCCCGGAGATGCCGGATCTGGCGCAGTTGCTGGCGCAACTGGAAACGCCGGGCACGGTGGACGACCTGGTCGCCTCGCCATCGCCGTCGGCGTTGCGGCGCCTCGATTACCGCGTGCCCTTGACCGCACGGACGCTGGGCGCCGTGTCGGCCGAAGCGTCCTGGCTGTCCGTGTCCCCGGGCTGAAGCCCGCCTCCCTGGTTCCGATCGGCGAAAGCCGCCGCTCCGAGTCCGCATCCGTCCCTGTCGCAGGAGAACCGATATGCCCGAGTACCTCGCCCCAGGCGTCTTCGTCGAGGAGGTGTCGTTCCGCTCCAAGTCGATCGAAGGCGTGAGCACGACGACCACCGGTTTCGTCGGGCCGGCCCGCTACGGTCCGCTCGACCTGGAGCCGGAACTGATCACCAGCCTGGTGGAGTTCGAACGCACCTACGGCGGTCGGGAGAAGCTCGATTACGCCGATGCCGGCGAGATCGACAACTACCTCTGGCATGCGGTGCGCGCCTTCTTCGAAGAAGGCGGCAAGCGGCTCTACATCAGCCGCGTGTTCACCCCGCAGGACACCGAGGACCTCTGGTCCGGCCATGCCCGCGGCGGCCTGCCCGGCAGCCCGTCGCCGCTGGCTGTCTTCGCTCGCTTCCCCGGGGCCGCCGGCGATGCCCGCGTGACCTTCACCTTCAAGGTCGGACAGAGCGTGCTGGTGGCCGACGGCGCCGTTCCTGGCGTCCGCTCCCTGGTTCACCGGGATGTGGTCTGGATCCGCGCGGCGGCGGCCAGCGCCTCGCCCGCGGTGTCGCCCGGCGTGGCCGATGGCTACTACCTCGCGCTGCTGGATCCGGTCAACGACACCTGGGTCTTCTCGTCCACTGATGACGACATCGCCACCGCCGATGTCCAGCTCGCCCAGCTCACCCCCGGCGCCTACGAGCTGCGCATCATCACCGTCACAGTGACGGTGGCACCGCTGTCCGGCAGCCTGGTGCCGTTCACTTCGCCCGACCTGCCGCTGGATCCCGACCATGAACGTGCCGGCAGCCCGGATGGCCTGTTCGATTACTTCTCCGAAGCACCCGCCAGCCTGGCGCGTGCGCGCACGCTGCCCATCGTTTTCCGGGCCGACGACGTGGCGGGTTTCAACACCGGCGTCGACCTGCTGCAGGCCTTCTTCAATGCCGCCCCCGCCGCCTTTCCTGCACTCGGCCTGCAGGCGGCGCTGGAGGACAACGACAGCACGCCCGCTGCCCGCAGCGTCTCGCTGGTGATCAGTGACGGTGACGACGGCGTCCGCCCCGAGGCCGATGAATACGCCGGCATCACCACGCCCGACGACCGCAAGACCGGCCTGGTTGCCTTCGAGGATCTGGAGGACATCTCCATCGTCGCCGCACCCGGCTCCACCTTCGGCTACGAGGATCCGGGCTATGGTCCCACCGCCCGCACCATCGTGCGCGCGCTCATCCGCCATGCCGAACGGATGAAGTACCGCATCGCCGTCATCGACAGCGGCGACGACCAGGCCATCAGCGAAGTCCGCGCCATGCGCGCCCAGCTCGACTCCACCTACGGTGCGCTCTACTACCCCTGGATCCGGGTGCTGGATCCGCTCACCCAACGCGAGATCCATGTGCCGCCATCAGGCTTCGTGGCCGGCATCTATGCCCGCAACGATGTGAACCGCGCGGTCTACAAGGCGCCGGCCAACGAGGTGGTGAACCTCGCCCTGGGCTTCGAGCGATTCCTCAACAAGTCGCAGCAGG
The Roseateles amylovorans genome window above contains:
- a CDS encoding CAP domain-containing protein; its protein translation is MNSLSTFLSRQPRSSLAAAAVLVLGLSACGGGSSNDSADTPTSDPSAVAGTCNLLNFQQELMTRINALRAAGADCGTSGVFPATTAMTWNAQLTQAADGHAKDMAAKNYFSHTSQDGRTMSDRVNATGYAWSSLGENIAAGQPTVESVMDSWRNSPGHCANLMSASYTNVGVSCQLATAQGATYSKYWVMNLGKPR
- a CDS encoding sigma-54 interaction domain-containing protein; the encoded protein is MSLAHRDEIRGFIHISQACARVAERLPVVAGCQANVLITGETGTGKEVCARAVHYLSPRASRPWVAVNCGALPAELVENELFGHARGAYTTAHAASPGLVREAEGGTLFLDEVDSLPLPAQAKLLRFLQEREYRPIGTSTTVRADVRVIAASNSDLPQRMQRGQFRQDLFFRLNVLHLHLPALRDRREDVSVLAQHFLRQFAREYARSAQAISPAALLKLLRHDWPGNVRELSHVIERAVLLSTGPILEPRDIDIDLACIEPAVPEEASFRVAKMRVVDRFERGYVEQLLSVHGGNVTHAAMAAKKDRRAFFELIRKHGIDPQRFRSSVP
- a CDS encoding DUF4255 domain-containing protein; amino-acid sequence: MANHRAIAAVSTALAGLIRDRYPRDDFGSGLEVKLYQMRDFESPMQDGFSVCLYRVAINGAVRNLTQRRAADGRRFRPSLPLDLHYMVTPWAQDAEMQHRMLGWVMRLMEDVGTLSAGHLNHYLSETDTFASNEALDLICDPLSLADYLTLWDRLQPRLPASATYTLRMVFVDSDVETGEGAAVQTRRFDVREVLA
- a CDS encoding phage tail sheath family protein, whose protein sequence is MPEYLAPGVFVEEVSFRSKSIEGVSTTTTGFVGPARYGPLDLEPELITSLVEFERTYGGREKLDYADAGEIDNYLWHAVRAFFEEGGKRLYISRVFTPQDTEDLWSGHARGGLPGSPSPLAVFARFPGAAGDARVTFTFKVGQSVLVADGAVPGVRSLVHRDVVWIRAAAASASPAVSPGVADGYYLALLDPVNDTWVFSSTDDDIATADVQLAQLTPGAYELRIITVTVTVAPLSGSLVPFTSPDLPLDPDHERAGSPDGLFDYFSEAPASLARARTLPIVFRADDVAGFNTGVDLLQAFFNAAPAAFPALGLQAALEDNDSTPAARSVSLVISDGDDGVRPEADEYAGITTPDDRKTGLVAFEDLEDISIVAAPGSTFGYEDPGYGPTARTIVRALIRHAERMKYRIAVIDSGDDQAISEVRAMRAQLDSTYGALYYPWIRVLDPLTQREIHVPPSGFVAGIYARNDVNRAVYKAPANEVVNLALGFERFLNKSQQEVLNPEGINCFRYFEGRGMRLWGARTISSDPEWKYVNLRRYFAYVERSIDKGTQWSVFEPNGEKLWANVRRTVEDFLLNEWQNGALLGDKPDKAFFVKCDRSTMSQNDLDNGRLICLVGLAPLRPAEFVIFRIGQWTADRKV